In Apium graveolens cultivar Ventura chromosome 10, ASM990537v1, whole genome shotgun sequence, the following are encoded in one genomic region:
- the LOC141693424 gene encoding protein BREAST CANCER SUSCEPTIBILITY 2 homolog B-like, with the protein MPTWQLHSDAENNIRWSHLSDDPQIQVQIAAPTQIHRSFASISDLSLQGYAKLKERDSSNNVNESGYQMFRTGSGKPVVVNQSSLSKASAILRDVVTDQVCPNFTGNVGGPLTSPSTFRNGFRNSLAIKKSALSKASSPCSNETEATMDMGSGITVDTDYSKMKESHTNNVNESRYQVFWTGPGKPVVVNQSSLSKASAILGDVLLDQGCPKFTGNVGGPLRSPSTFRNGFRNSPALKKSPLSKASSLLSNENEATVNTSSRGTVDSGQVKEINRGCDLGNSMFQTGSGKTVNISTSGLARAQKLLCLKDEQTHQGFEEMTQQLHVRASNRQSLPHLGMKMGIADKQSKDSISSLISPLKVRSETSSSKLMEVTPDSLHSISKPSSIKFHTAGGRSILASSNSLQRARSLLGDPELGSFMNEGDAGEPVFSIYKDKKPELNSNKLYCLDSRVSDQHSVTRKQVSKDFISPLRPASYQKESFVNVGSGKNLIGNFDAVVHESTGYNDVKGFRNYPFSSVKIAPDRSLTGTGFLNGLHKKPPGFPEVNISNTIDMGNKINKQAVAVKRVSERRSSGSFKRPRISKFITPFNNEIPLVENGSLVLAPEESSYKNKVSSRYPYQASRKYVKEYFGVPPSVNTMLEHLPACIRTMNPDRAEQHCFPGECGFNSIGKEAFYMMLMQFGASMKHISETWVSNHYKWIIWKLACYERCYPGRYLTVSNVMEELKYRYEREVNHGHRSAIKKILEGDAPPSSVLVLCISSVQTNTEAMFENISTSRGFDRSIVANVELTDGWYSVNAVLDAPLSKKLASGKLFVGQKLKISGAGLCGWVGPISPLEASTTVSLVLHINGTYRTHWADRLGFCKTGCAPLAFNCIKSGGGAVPCTIIGIQRIYPVLYRERLSDGEYTVRSERMEAKMQQSYNQRRSDVVEGVMSDLQRAETNILIDSDGSDEAAKILKILERSAEPEILMAGMSSKQLNSLSVYQAKLEETRQSNMHQSIEKALEDSGLSGRDVTPFMRLSIVGLATKICQGKCYPKKGLITIWKPTEQQKIELVEGRAYAISGLVAFNLDSDTLYLQARGSTTKLLQLSSSAIEHYQPFFNPRKSISLYNFDDVPLSSEFDIAGLVVFVGEVFETANQRKQWIFMTDCSVHESHSRRPFSNLLAINFCALSTGHDSYVPISHNLVGSTVGFCNIIKKEKDRMNHIWVGETTENSDYSLTYEHKRYIHLKDAAVASQKWAKVSSLTIEKLKQKVFSIVGKRT; encoded by the exons ATGCCTACGTGGCAGCTTCACTCCGATGCCGAAAATAATATCCGGTGGAGTCACCTCTCCGATGATCCCCAAATCCAAGTCCAAATCGCCGCGCCTACTCAAATACACCGTAGTTTTGCTTCCATTTCCGATTTATCGCTTCAAG GTTATGCCAAGTTAAAGGAGAGAGATAGTAGTAATAATGTGAATGAGTCGGGTTATCAGATGTTCCGGACCGGGTCGGGTAAGCCAGTAGTTGTGAATCAATCCTCGTTATCGAAAGCATCAGCTATTCTACGCGATGTCGTAACGGATCAAG TATGTCCAAACTTCACTGGAAATGTTGGAGGACCTCTTACAAGCCCTTCAACGTTTCGAAATGGATTTAGGAATTCACTTGCTATAAAAAAGTCTGCTCTTTCAAAAGCTTCATCTCCTTGCAGCAATGAAACTGAGGCTACCATGGATATGGGTAGCGGGATCACTGTAGATACAG ATTATTCGAAGATGAAGGAGAGCCATACTAATAATGTGAATGAGTCGCGTTATCAGGTATTCTGGACCGGGCCGGGTAAGCCCGTAGTTGTGAATCAATCTTCATTATCAAAAGCATCAGCTATTCTTGGTGACGTCTTATTGGATCAAG GATGTCCAAAGTTCACCGGAAATGTTGGAGGACCTCTGAGAAGCCCTTCAACTTTTCGAAATGGATTCAGAAATTCACCTGCTTTGAAAAAGTCTCCTCTTTCAAAGGCTTCATCTCTTCTCAGCAATGAAAATGAGGCTACCGTGAATACTAGTAGCAGGGGTACTGTAGATTCAG GTCAAGTAAAAGAAATAAATAGAGGATGTGACTTGGGAAATTCAATGTTCCAGACTGGGTCAGGGAAAACAGTAAATATATCTACCTCAGGTCTTGCTAGAGCCCAAAAATTATTGTGCTTGAAAGATGAACAGACTCATCAAGGTTTTGAAGAAATGACGCAGCAGTTACATGTCAGAGCCAGTAATCGGCAAAGTTTGCCTCATTTGGGTATGAAAATGGGGATTGCTGACAAGCAGTCAAAAGACAGCATTTCGAGTCTAATATCTCCTCTTAAGGTAAGGTCTGAAACATCAAGCAGTAAACTGATGGAGGTTACTCCAGATAGTCTGCATTCTATTTCAAAGCCTTCTTCTATTAAGTTTCATACTGCTGGTGGAAGATCTATATTAGCTTCTAGTAATTCCTTGCAACGTGCAAGGAGCCTTCTCGGAGACCCCGAGTTGGGAAGTTTTATGAATGAAGGGGATGCTGGTGAGCCTGTCTTTTCCATTTATAAAGACAAAAAACCAGAACTGAATTCAAACAAATTATATTGCTTAGATTCACGCGTTTCAGACCAACACTCAGTAACAAGAAAACAAGTGTCAAAGGACTTCATATCTCCACTGCGTCCGGCTTCTTACCAAAAAGAATCCTTTGTTAATGTAGGTTCGGGGAAAAACCTGATTGGAAATTTTGATGCAGTGGTCCATGAAAGCACTGGTTATAATGACGTGAAGGGCTTCCGTAACTATCCCTTTTCCTCCGTTAAAATAGCTCCTGACCGTAGTCTAACTGGTACTGGTTTCCTAAATGGCCTACATAAAAAGCCACCAGGTTTTCCAGAAGTTAATATCTCAAACACCATTGACATGGGTAATAAAATTAACAAGCAAGCTGTGGCTGTAAAGAGAGTATCAGAGAGGAGGAGCTCTGGTTCTTTCAAGAGGCCCCGCATTTCAAAATTTATCACCCCCTTCAACAATGAAATTCCATTAGTTGAAAATG GTTCACTAGTCTTAGCtcctgaagaatcttcttacaaGAATAAGGTTTCTAGTAGGTACCCATACCAGGCTTCTCGAAAGTATGTCAAAGAGTATTTTGGGGTGCCACCATCCGTCAATACCATG TTGGAGCATTTGCCGGCATGTATTAGAACAATGAATCCAGATCGGGCAGAGCAACATTGTTTCCCTGGTGAATGTGGATTTAATAGTATTGGCAAAGAAGCTTTTTATATGATGTTGATGCAATTTGGAGCTTCCATGAAACATATTTCAGAAAC TTGGGTATCCAATCACTATAAATGGATTATCTGGAAGCTAGCATGCTACGAAAGATGTTATCCTGGGAGATATCTGACTGTAAGTAATGTCATGGAAGAACTGAAATACAG ATACGAGAGAGAAGTAAATCATGGACACCGATCAGCAATTAAAAAAATCTTAGAAGGAGATGCACCACCGTCTTCTGTACTGGTACTATGCATATCATCCGTCCAGACAAATACTGAGGCAATGTTCGAAAATATCTCAACGTCACGCGGATTTGATAGAAGTATAGTTGCAAATGTGGAATTAACAGATGGGTG GTATTCGGTAAATGCTGTACTGGATGCACCATTGTCTAAAAAGCTGGCCTCTGGAAAACTGTTTGTCGGACAAAAACTTAAG ATCTCAGGAGCTGGACTATGTGGCTGGGTTGGCCCAATTTCACCCCTTGAG GCGTCAACCACAGTTAGCTTGGTTCTGCACATTAATGGAACTTATAGAACTCATTGGGCTGATCGTTTGGGCTTCT GCAAGACTGGATGTGCTCCGTTAGCATTTAATTGCATCAAGAGTGGCGGAGGAGCAGTTCCGTGCACAATTATTGGAATACAAAGGATATACCCTGTTCTGTATAGGGAACG GTTAAGTGACGGGGAATACACTGTAAGATCGGAGAGGATGGAAGCTAAGATGCAACAGTCATATAACCAGAG GCGCTCTGATGTTGTAGAAGGAGTCATGTCCGATTTACAGAGGGCAGAAACAAATATCCTTATAGATAGTGATGGTAGTGACGAAGCGGCAAAAATCCTTAAAATTCTCGAAAGATCTGCTGAACCAGAAATTCTGATGGCTGGGATGAGTTCAAAGCAACTAAATTCTTTGTCTGTTTATCAAGCAAAACTAGAG GAAACAAGGCAGTCAAACATGCATCAATCTATCGAAAAAGCTCTAGAAGATTCTGGTCTAAGTGGGAGGGACGTCACCCCATTTATGAGGTTGAGCATAGTTGGGTTAGCCACTAAAATTTGTCAGGGAAAGTGTTACCCCAAGAAAGGCTTGATTACAATATGGAAACCGACTGAGCAACAG AAAATAGAGTTGGTTGAGGGACGTGCATACGCTATTTCAGGACTTGTAGCATTCAACTTAGATTCAGATACCCTTTACTTGCAAGCCCGGGGATCTACCACCAAATTGTTGCAGTTATCTTCCTCAGCTATTGAACATTATCA GCCTTTTTTTAACCCAAGGAAATCTATCTCGTTGTACAATTTCGATGACGTTCCTCTCTCCAG TGAATTTGATATTGCTGGACTTGTTGTTTTTGTGGGAGAGGTGTTTGAGACTGCTAATCAAAGAAAGCAATGGATTTTCATGACAGATTGCTCTGTACATGAATCACATTCCAGAAGGCCATTCAGTAATTTGCTTGCAATAAACTTCTGTGCACTATCCACTGGTCATGATTCGTATGTACCAATTAGCCATAACCTTGTTGGATCAACG GTTGGTTTCTGTAATATCATTAAGAAAGAAAAGGACCGAATGAATCATATTTGGGTGGGAGAAACCACGGAAAATTCGGACTACTCCTTAACTTATGAACATAAAAGATATATTCACCTGAAAGATGCTGCTGTTGCTTCTCAAAAGTGGGCTAAAGTCTCAAGTTTG ACTATTGAGAAACTGAAGCAGAAGGTATTTTCTATTGTTGGTAAGCGTACATAG